In Pseudomonas putida, a genomic segment contains:
- the paaH gene encoding 3-hydroxyacyl-CoA dehydrogenase PaaH, whose amino-acid sequence MNALDSNAQVAVIGAGAMGAGIAQVAAQAGHPVKLYDNRPGAAAQAIAGIDRQLGRLVEKGKLQAEAREAIVARLEPVEAIDALADARLVIEAIVENLQVKQDLLRQLENLCAADCILASNTSSLSITSLAAGLQRPQQVIGMHFFNPAPLMALVEIVSGLATAPALAHTLYETAKAWGKKPVHARSTPGFIVNRVARPFYAESLRLLQEGAADCATLDALLRDAGGFRMGAFELTDLIGHDVNYAVTCSVFEAFYGDFRFQPSLVQKELVDAGRLGRKSGQGFYRYSDDAERPVAGEMHSQAHAGACVIEGHLGVMQPLVQRLKDSGVAVTERAGSGLIRVGDATLALSDGRLASQRAVEDGLRNLVLLDLALDYQGASRMAISWSADTTADARDQAVALLQQAGLKVTGVADLPGLVVLRTVAMLANEAADAVLQGVGSAADIDLAMCAGVNYPRGPLAWAEQIGIGYSLRVLDNLQRSYGESRYRPSVLLRRLHAEGAATVTGSSKP is encoded by the coding sequence ATGAATGCACTCGACAGCAATGCCCAGGTCGCCGTGATCGGCGCTGGCGCCATGGGCGCTGGCATCGCCCAGGTCGCCGCGCAAGCCGGCCACCCGGTGAAGCTCTACGACAACCGCCCCGGCGCCGCGGCGCAGGCCATTGCCGGCATCGATCGCCAACTCGGCCGCCTGGTGGAAAAAGGCAAGCTGCAGGCCGAGGCACGCGAAGCGATCGTCGCCCGCCTGGAGCCGGTGGAAGCCATCGACGCCCTGGCCGATGCCCGCCTGGTCATCGAGGCCATCGTCGAGAACCTGCAGGTCAAGCAAGACCTGCTGCGCCAGCTCGAGAACCTGTGCGCAGCGGACTGCATCCTCGCCAGCAATACCTCGTCGCTGTCGATCACCAGCCTGGCCGCCGGCCTGCAACGGCCGCAGCAGGTGATCGGCATGCACTTCTTCAACCCGGCGCCGCTGATGGCCCTGGTGGAAATCGTCTCGGGCCTGGCCACCGCGCCCGCGTTGGCGCACACGCTGTACGAAACCGCCAAGGCCTGGGGCAAGAAGCCGGTGCACGCCCGCTCCACGCCAGGCTTCATCGTCAACCGCGTGGCCCGGCCGTTCTACGCCGAAAGCCTGCGCCTGCTGCAAGAAGGCGCAGCCGACTGCGCGACCCTCGACGCACTGCTGCGCGACGCCGGTGGCTTTCGCATGGGCGCCTTCGAACTGACCGACCTGATCGGCCACGACGTCAACTATGCGGTCACCTGTTCGGTGTTCGAGGCCTTCTATGGCGACTTTCGCTTCCAGCCGTCGCTGGTGCAGAAGGAGCTGGTCGACGCCGGACGCCTGGGGCGCAAGAGCGGCCAAGGCTTCTATCGCTACAGCGACGACGCCGAACGCCCAGTGGCTGGCGAAATGCATAGCCAGGCGCACGCTGGAGCCTGCGTGATCGAAGGCCACCTGGGTGTCATGCAGCCGCTGGTGCAGCGCCTGAAGGACAGCGGCGTAGCCGTTACCGAGCGCGCCGGTAGTGGCCTGATCCGCGTCGGCGACGCCACCTTGGCGCTGTCCGATGGCCGCCTGGCCAGCCAGCGCGCCGTCGAGGACGGCTTGCGCAACCTGGTGCTGCTCGACCTGGCCCTGGATTACCAGGGCGCCTCGCGCATGGCCATCAGTTGGTCTGCAGACACCACCGCCGACGCTCGCGATCAGGCAGTGGCGTTGTTGCAACAGGCAGGCCTGAAGGTGACGGGCGTCGCCGACTTGCCCGGGCTGGTGGTGCTGCGCACAGTGGCCATGCTCGCCAACGAAGCGGCCGACGCCGTGCTGCAAGGCGTCGGCAGTGCCGCCGACATCGACCTGGCCATGTGCGCCGGGGTCAATTACCCGCGCGGCCCGCTGGCCTGGGCCGAACAGATCGGCATCGGCTACAGCCTGCGCGTGCTGGACAACCTGCAACGCAGCTACGGCGAAAGCCGCTACCGCCCATCCGTTCTGCTGCGCCGCCTGCACGCCGAGGGCGCCGCGACCGTCACCGGGAGTTCGAAGCCATGA
- the paaF gene encoding 2,3-dehydroadipyl-CoA hydratase PaaF, with amino-acid sequence MPRFIAVQAPEHGVRLITLQRPEALNALCTELLAELAAELSAAQDCEHTRAVVVTGSRKAFAAGADIREMAERDLVGILNDPRVAHWQRIAAFAKPLIAAVNGYALGGGCELVMCADIVIAGTDARFGQPEINLGIIPGAGGTQRLLRAVGKPLAMQMVLSGEAITARHALQAGLVSETTEPEFTVERALEVARAIAAKAPLAVRLAKEALLKAGDTDLASGLRFERHAFTLLAGTADRDEGIRAFQEKRPAHFKGC; translated from the coding sequence ATGCCTCGTTTCATCGCAGTGCAGGCGCCCGAACACGGCGTTCGCCTGATCACCCTGCAACGGCCGGAAGCGCTCAACGCTCTGTGCACCGAACTGCTGGCCGAACTCGCCGCCGAACTGAGCGCCGCCCAAGACTGCGAACACACCCGCGCCGTGGTCGTCACCGGCAGCCGCAAGGCCTTCGCCGCCGGGGCCGACATCCGTGAGATGGCCGAGCGCGACCTGGTCGGCATCCTCAACGACCCCCGCGTCGCCCATTGGCAGCGCATCGCCGCCTTCGCCAAGCCGCTGATCGCCGCCGTGAACGGCTATGCCCTGGGTGGCGGCTGCGAACTGGTGATGTGCGCCGACATCGTGATCGCGGGCACCGACGCCCGCTTCGGCCAGCCGGAAATCAACCTGGGCATCATCCCAGGTGCCGGCGGCACCCAGCGCCTGCTACGCGCCGTGGGCAAGCCGCTGGCCATGCAGATGGTCCTCAGCGGCGAAGCCATTACCGCCCGGCATGCCCTGCAGGCCGGCCTGGTGAGCGAAACCACCGAGCCCGAATTCACCGTCGAGCGCGCCCTCGAAGTGGCCCGCGCCATTGCCGCCAAGGCGCCGCTGGCCGTACGCCTGGCCAAGGAGGCACTGCTCAAGGCCGGCGACACCGACCTTGCCAGCGGCCTGCGCTTCGAGCGCCACGCCTTCACCCTGCTGGCCGGCACCGCCGACCGCGACGAAGGCATCCGCGCCTTCCAGGAAAAACGCCCGGCGCACTTCAAAGGTTGCTGA
- the paaI gene encoding hydroxyphenylacetyl-CoA thioesterase PaaI translates to MTDLQRTPEALAQACADALFTRDRATQALGIRLLEAGPGHARLSMPVRADMIQGHGTCHGGFLFALADSAFAFACNSHDKATVAQGCSIDYLAPALRDDVLCASAVELSRKGRTGLYDVRIENQRGELIALFRGKSYQVRGTVLAQENADE, encoded by the coding sequence ATGACCGACCTGCAACGCACCCCCGAGGCGCTGGCCCAGGCCTGCGCCGACGCCCTGTTCACCCGCGACCGCGCCACCCAGGCGCTGGGCATCCGCCTGCTGGAGGCTGGCCCTGGCCATGCGCGCCTGAGCATGCCGGTGCGCGCCGACATGATCCAGGGCCACGGCACCTGCCACGGCGGCTTTCTGTTCGCCCTGGCCGACTCGGCCTTCGCCTTTGCCTGCAACAGCCACGACAAGGCCACGGTCGCCCAAGGCTGCAGCATCGACTACCTGGCCCCGGCACTGCGCGATGACGTGCTTTGCGCCAGCGCCGTCGAGCTCAGCCGCAAAGGCCGTACCGGGCTCTACGACGTACGCATCGAAAACCAGCGTGGCGAACTGATCGCGCTGTTCCGGGGCAAATCCTACCAAGTGCGCGGCACAGTGCTCGCGCAGGAGAACGCAGATGAGTGA
- the paaA gene encoding 1,2-phenylacetyl-CoA epoxidase subunit PaaA — MYAQLVETGVKRVKSLEEMSFEERNFQEKIDAEIKIEAKNWMPEAYRQTLIRQISQHAHSEIVGMLPEGNWVTRAPSLKRKLQLMAKIQDEAGHGLYLYSAMETLGADRDEEVAKLHSGKAKYSSIFNYPTLSWADMGAVGWLVDGAAIVNQVVLQRTSYGPYARAMIRICKEESFHQRQGYEILLTMMRHGTQAQKDMVQDAINRLWWPSLMMFGPSDEHSPNSAQSMAWKIKRQTNDELRQRFIDQTVPQLELLGCTAPDPELKWNAERGHYDFGDIQWDEFYEVIKGNGPCNQERVATRRQAIEDGAWVREAAVAYARKQQNKNAA; from the coding sequence ATGTACGCACAGCTAGTGGAAACCGGAGTCAAGCGCGTCAAGTCGCTGGAAGAGATGTCGTTTGAGGAGCGCAACTTCCAGGAAAAGATCGACGCCGAAATCAAGATCGAAGCCAAGAACTGGATGCCCGAGGCCTACCGCCAGACCCTGATCCGGCAGATCTCCCAGCACGCCCATTCGGAAATCGTCGGCATGCTGCCCGAAGGCAACTGGGTCACCCGCGCCCCGAGCCTCAAGCGCAAGCTGCAACTGATGGCCAAGATCCAGGACGAAGCCGGCCACGGCCTGTACCTGTACAGCGCCATGGAAACCCTCGGCGCCGACCGCGACGAAGAAGTCGCCAAGCTGCACAGCGGCAAGGCCAAGTATTCGAGCATCTTCAACTACCCGACCCTGAGCTGGGCCGACATGGGCGCAGTGGGCTGGCTGGTCGACGGCGCCGCCATCGTCAACCAGGTGGTGCTGCAGCGCACCTCGTACGGCCCTTACGCCCGGGCGATGATCCGTATCTGCAAGGAAGAGAGCTTCCACCAGCGCCAGGGTTACGAAATTCTCCTGACCATGATGCGCCACGGCACCCAGGCGCAGAAGGACATGGTCCAGGACGCCATCAACCGCCTGTGGTGGCCCTCGCTGATGATGTTCGGCCCCAGCGACGAACATTCGCCCAACAGCGCCCAGTCGATGGCCTGGAAGATCAAGCGTCAGACCAACGACGAACTGCGCCAGCGCTTCATCGACCAGACCGTGCCGCAACTGGAACTGCTCGGCTGCACCGCGCCGGACCCGGAGCTCAAGTGGAACGCCGAACGCGGCCACTACGATTTCGGCGACATCCAGTGGGACGAGTTCTACGAAGTCATCAAGGGCAACGGCCCGTGCAACCAGGAGCGCGTCGCCACCCGGCGTCAGGCCATCGAGGATGGCGCCTGGGTACGCGAGGCGGCCGTGGCCTATGCACGCAAGCAACAGAACAAGAACGCCGCCTGA
- the pcaF gene encoding 3-oxoadipyl-CoA thiolase, whose product MSDHKPFDALIIDAVRTPIGRYGGALSRVRPDDLAAVPIKALVERHPELDWQAIDDVILGCANQAGEDNRNVARMASLLAGLPTSVPGTTLNRLCGSGLDAIGIAARALRCGEAGLMLAGGVESMSRAPFVMGKAEQAFGRSAELFDTTIGWRFVNPLMQAEYGIDSMPETAENVAEQFAISRADQDAFALRSQHKADAAQASGRLAQEIVAVEIAQRKGPAIRVEHDEHPRADTTLEQLAKLGTPFRQGGSITAGNASGVNDGACALLLASSEAARRHGLKARGRVVGMAVAGVEPRIMGIGPVPATRKVLELTGLSLADMDVIELNEAFAAQGLAVLRELGLADDDPRVNPNGGAIALGHPLGMSGARLVTTALHQLEETAGRYALCTMCIGVGQGIAMVIERL is encoded by the coding sequence ATGAGTGACCACAAGCCTTTCGACGCCCTGATCATCGATGCCGTGCGCACGCCGATCGGCCGCTACGGCGGCGCCCTGAGCCGCGTACGCCCGGATGACCTCGCCGCCGTGCCGATCAAGGCGCTGGTCGAGCGCCACCCGGAACTGGACTGGCAAGCGATCGACGACGTGATCCTCGGCTGCGCCAACCAGGCCGGCGAAGACAACCGCAACGTTGCGCGCATGGCGAGCCTGCTGGCCGGGCTGCCGACCAGCGTGCCAGGCACCACGCTCAACCGCCTGTGCGGCTCGGGCCTGGACGCCATCGGCATCGCCGCCCGCGCCCTGCGCTGCGGCGAGGCCGGGCTGATGCTGGCCGGCGGCGTCGAGTCGATGTCGCGGGCGCCGTTCGTCATGGGCAAGGCGGAGCAGGCCTTCGGCCGCAGCGCCGAACTGTTCGACACGACCATCGGCTGGCGCTTCGTCAACCCACTGATGCAGGCCGAATACGGCATCGACTCGATGCCGGAAACCGCCGAGAACGTCGCCGAGCAGTTCGCCATCTCGCGCGCCGACCAGGACGCCTTCGCCCTGCGCAGCCAGCACAAGGCCGACGCTGCCCAGGCCAGTGGCCGCTTGGCCCAGGAAATCGTGGCGGTGGAAATTGCGCAGCGCAAAGGCCCGGCCATTCGCGTCGAACACGACGAGCACCCACGCGCCGACACCACCCTCGAACAGCTGGCCAAGCTCGGCACGCCGTTCCGCCAGGGCGGCAGCATCACCGCCGGCAACGCCTCCGGAGTCAACGACGGTGCCTGCGCGCTGTTGCTGGCCAGCAGCGAGGCCGCCCGCCGCCATGGCCTCAAGGCCCGCGGTCGGGTGGTCGGCATGGCGGTGGCCGGGGTCGAACCACGGATCATGGGCATCGGCCCGGTGCCGGCCACGCGCAAGGTGCTGGAACTGACCGGACTGTCGCTGGCGGACATGGACGTCATCGAACTCAACGAAGCCTTCGCCGCCCAGGGCCTGGCGGTGTTGCGCGAGCTCGGCCTGGCCGACGACGACCCTCGGGTCAACCCCAACGGCGGCGCCATAGCCCTGGGTCACCCACTGGGCATGAGCGGTGCGCGCCTGGTCACCACGGCCCTGCATCAACTGGAAGAAACCGCCGGCCGCTATGCCCTGTGCACCATGTGCATCGGCGTTGGCCAAGGCATCGCCATGGTCATCGAACGCCTCTGA
- the paaK gene encoding phenylacetate--CoA ligase PaaK produces the protein MNMYHDADRALLDPMETASIDALRQHQLERLRWSLKHAYDNVPLYRKRFDECGAHPDDLKSLDDLAKFPFTGKNDLRDNYPYGMFAVPQQEVVRLHASSGTTGKPTVVGYTQNDIDTWANVVARSIRAAGGRKGDKVHVSYGYGLFTGGLGAHYGAERLGCTVIPMSGGQTEKQVQLIRDFQPDIIMVTPSYMLNLADEIERQGIAPQDLKLRLGIFGAEPWTDELRRSIEQRLGIDALDIYGLSEIMGPGVAMECIETKDGPTIWEDHFYPEIIDPVTGAVLPDGQLGELVFTSLSKEALPMVRYRTRDLTRLLPGTARPMRRIGKITGRSDDMLIIRGVNVFPTQIEEQVLKIKQLSELYEIHLYRNGNLDSVEVHVELRGECRNLDEAQCKLLTGELTKQIKTYIGISTQVRLQPCGTLKRSEGKACHVFDKRLAG, from the coding sequence ATGAACATGTACCATGATGCCGATCGTGCCCTGCTGGACCCGATGGAAACCGCCAGTATCGACGCCCTGCGCCAGCACCAGCTGGAGCGTCTGCGCTGGAGCCTGAAACACGCCTACGACAACGTGCCGCTGTACCGCAAGCGCTTCGACGAGTGCGGCGCACATCCCGACGACCTGAAATCCCTCGACGACCTGGCGAAGTTCCCCTTCACCGGCAAGAACGACCTGCGCGACAACTACCCCTACGGCATGTTCGCCGTGCCCCAACAGGAAGTGGTGCGCCTGCATGCCTCCAGCGGCACCACCGGCAAGCCGACCGTGGTCGGCTACACCCAGAACGACATCGACACCTGGGCCAACGTGGTGGCCCGCTCGATCCGCGCCGCGGGTGGGCGCAAGGGTGACAAGGTGCATGTGTCGTACGGCTATGGCCTGTTCACCGGCGGCCTGGGCGCCCACTACGGCGCCGAACGCCTCGGCTGCACGGTGATTCCGATGTCGGGCGGACAGACCGAGAAGCAGGTCCAGCTGATTCGCGACTTCCAGCCCGACATCATCATGGTCACGCCGTCCTATATGCTCAACCTGGCCGACGAGATCGAACGCCAGGGCATCGCCCCGCAAGACCTCAAGCTGCGCCTGGGCATCTTCGGTGCCGAGCCGTGGACCGACGAGCTGCGCCGTTCCATCGAACAGCGCCTGGGCATCGACGCCCTGGACATCTATGGCCTGTCGGAAATCATGGGGCCAGGCGTGGCCATGGAGTGCATCGAAACCAAGGATGGCCCGACCATCTGGGAAGACCACTTCTACCCCGAGATCATCGACCCGGTGACCGGCGCGGTGCTGCCGGACGGGCAACTGGGCGAGCTGGTGTTCACTTCGCTGAGCAAGGAGGCGCTGCCGATGGTGCGCTACCGCACCCGCGACCTGACCCGCCTGCTGCCGGGCACGGCGCGACCGATGCGGCGCATCGGCAAGATCACCGGGCGCAGCGACGACATGCTGATCATCCGCGGGGTGAACGTGTTCCCGACGCAGATCGAAGAGCAGGTGCTTAAAATCAAACAGCTTTCCGAGCTCTATGAGATCCATCTGTATCGCAATGGCAACCTGGACAGCGTCGAGGTGCACGTGGAACTGCGTGGTGAATGCCGAAACCTCGACGAAGCGCAGTGCAAGCTGCTGACCGGTGAATTGACCAAGCAAATCAAGACCTACATCGGCATCAGCACCCAGGTGCGCCTGCAGCCTTGCGGCACGCTGAAGCGTTCCGAGGGCAAGGCGTGCCATGTGTTCGACAAGCGGTTGGCTGGCTGA